A single region of the Oryzias latipes chromosome 21, ASM223467v1 genome encodes:
- the LOC101167329 gene encoding myc box-dependent-interacting protein 1 isoform X1: MAELNLGKGLTAGKVASNVQKKLTRAQEKVLQKLGKADETKDVAFEEGVINFNKQYTEGSKLQRDLRAYLEAVKAMHESSKNLQACLVDMYEEDWYGNNEVDSIAEDCDVLWTDYHQKLVDHALISMDTYLGQFPDIKARIAKRDRKLVDYDSARHNYAATHKTKKKDGGIKITKPSSLLERATPGWAQGILSAHNVAQSSLSRSQAEEELERAQKVFEEINLDLQEELPSLWNSRVGFYVSTFQSLAGFEEKFHKEMSRLDTDLYDVLVKLETTDTTSKAGNRNISASGPSLSGKEATNHTLRPGGPPPIPKSPSKLKPAVPPPPKATPSKELKTENIINLFDAAATPDISVTSPTEPANWDSWHEDNEAPQEETKMHYDPVAAAVEAWGDDGTQPIHYDPIAAATEAWGDDEPEPVQDDPVVATQEGWGDNATQEASYESVAEAEEGWNDDRDQPVTEELTADETPAEEANVAEEETPPAAAVMDNEEGQGETSTAAAPAAEETVTEETPAAAAESTEVSAETPEMPPGFLFKVQVMHDYAANDTDELEMKAGDVVLVVHFDNPEEQDDGWLMGMKEDDWKQNKENAAKGVFPENFTQRL; this comes from the exons ATGGCTGAGCTGAATTTGGGGAAAGGGCTAACCGCTGGGAAAGTGGCCAGTAACGTCCAGAAGAAGCTGACCAGAGCTCAGGAGAAG GTTCTACAGAAACTGGGCAAAGCCGACGAGACCAAAGATGTAGCCTTTGAGGAAGGAGTCATCAACTTCAACAAACAATAT ACTGAAGGCAGCAAACTCCAAAGGGATCTACGGGCATACCTGGAGGCAGTAAAAG caaTGCATGAGTCCTCCAAGAACCTGCAGGCGTGTCTTGTCGACATGTATGAGGAAGATTGGTACGGCAATAATGAGGTGGATTCCATCGCAGAG GACTGTGATGTTCTTTGGACCGATTATCACCAGAAGTTGGTTGATCACGCTCTGATCTCCATGGATACTTACCTGGGCCAGTTCCCTGATATAAAG gctcGCATTGCTAAGAGAGACCGGAAGCTGGTGGATTATGACAGTGCCAGACATAACTATGCTGCAACACACAAGACCAAGAAAAAGGACGGGGGCATTAAAATTACCAAG ccGTCTAGCTTGCTGGAAAGAGCCACCCCAGGGTGGGCTCAAGGAATCCTGTCTGCACACAATGTTGCTCAGAGCAGTCTCTCCAGAAGCCAG GCTGAGGAGGAGTTGGAAAGAGCCCAAAAGGTGTTTGAGGAGATTAATCTTGACTTGCAAGAGGAGTTACCTTCCCTCTGGAACAG CCGTGTTGGGTTTTACGTCAGCACCTTCCAGAGCTTGGCGGGGTTCGAGGAGAAGTTTCATAAAGAAATGAGTAGG CTGGATACAGATTTGTATGATGTCTTGGTAAAACTGGAGACAACAGACACAACCAG CAAAGCAGGTAACCGCAATATCTCGGCATCGGGACCAAGCCTGAG tggaAAGGAAGCAACTAACCACACCCTCAGACCAGGAGGACCACCTCCGATCCCAAAATCACCATCCAAG TTGAAACCAGCAGTGCCTCCTCCACCAAAGGCGACCCCGTCCAAGGAATTAAAAACAGAGAACATCATCAACCTGTTTGATGCTGCAGCAACTCCTGATATTAGCGTCACCTCACCTACAGAG cctGCAAACTGGGACTCATGG CATGAGGACAATGAAGCCCCTCAAGAAGAAACCAAGATGCACTATGatcctgttgctgctgctgttgaggCCTGGGGAGACGATGGTACCCAGCCAATCCACTATGACCCCATAGCAGCTGCCACGGAGGCCTGGGGGGATGATGAACCTGAACCAGTCCAGGATGACCCTGTGGTTGCTACCCAGGAGGGGTGGGGGGACAATGCCACCCAAGAGGCCAGCTACGAGTCTGTGGCTGAGGCAGAAGAAGGATGGAATGATGACAGAGACCAGCCAGTGACAGAGGAGCTTACTGCAGATGAAACACCTGCTGAGGAAGCTAATGTAGCTGAGGAGGAAACCCCCCCAGCTGCTGCTGTGATGGATAATGAAGAGGGTCAG GGTGAGACGTCAACTGCTGCTGCACCAGCAGCAGAGGAAACCGTGACAGAGGAG acacctgcagcagctgcagagtcAACAGAGGTGTCCGCAGAAACTCCAGAAATGCCTCCTGGCTTTCTGTTCAAG GTCCAGGTGATGCACGATTATGCAGCTAACGATACAGACGAACTCGAGATGAAGGCTGGTGATGTGGTCCTAGTGGTCCATTTTGATAACCCTGAGGAACAA gatGACGGCTGGCTCATGGGAATGAAAGAAGATGACTGGAAACAGAACAAGGAAAATGCAGCTAAAGGAGTATTTCCTGAGAATTTTACCCAGAGGCTGTGA
- the LOC101167329 gene encoding myc box-dependent-interacting protein 1 isoform X2, with protein MAELNLGKGLTAGKVASNVQKKLTRAQEKVLQKLGKADETKDVAFEEGVINFNKQYTEGSKLQRDLRAYLEAVKAMHESSKNLQACLVDMYEEDWYGNNEVDSIAEDCDVLWTDYHQKLVDHALISMDTYLGQFPDIKARIAKRDRKLVDYDSARHNYAATHKTKKKDGGIKITKPSSLLERATPGWAQGILSAHNVAQSSLSRSQAEEELERAQKVFEEINLDLQEELPSLWNSRVGFYVSTFQSLAGFEEKFHKEMSRLDTDLYDVLVKLETTDTTSGKEATNHTLRPGGPPPIPKSPSKLKPAVPPPPKATPSKELKTENIINLFDAAATPDISVTSPTEPANWDSWHEDNEAPQEETKMHYDPVAAAVEAWGDDGTQPIHYDPIAAATEAWGDDEPEPVQDDPVVATQEGWGDNATQEASYESVAEAEEGWNDDRDQPVTEELTADETPAEEANVAEEETPPAAAVMDNEEGQGETSTAAAPAAEETVTEETPAAAAESTEVSAETPEMPPGFLFKVQVMHDYAANDTDELEMKAGDVVLVVHFDNPEEQDDGWLMGMKEDDWKQNKENAAKGVFPENFTQRL; from the exons ATGGCTGAGCTGAATTTGGGGAAAGGGCTAACCGCTGGGAAAGTGGCCAGTAACGTCCAGAAGAAGCTGACCAGAGCTCAGGAGAAG GTTCTACAGAAACTGGGCAAAGCCGACGAGACCAAAGATGTAGCCTTTGAGGAAGGAGTCATCAACTTCAACAAACAATAT ACTGAAGGCAGCAAACTCCAAAGGGATCTACGGGCATACCTGGAGGCAGTAAAAG caaTGCATGAGTCCTCCAAGAACCTGCAGGCGTGTCTTGTCGACATGTATGAGGAAGATTGGTACGGCAATAATGAGGTGGATTCCATCGCAGAG GACTGTGATGTTCTTTGGACCGATTATCACCAGAAGTTGGTTGATCACGCTCTGATCTCCATGGATACTTACCTGGGCCAGTTCCCTGATATAAAG gctcGCATTGCTAAGAGAGACCGGAAGCTGGTGGATTATGACAGTGCCAGACATAACTATGCTGCAACACACAAGACCAAGAAAAAGGACGGGGGCATTAAAATTACCAAG ccGTCTAGCTTGCTGGAAAGAGCCACCCCAGGGTGGGCTCAAGGAATCCTGTCTGCACACAATGTTGCTCAGAGCAGTCTCTCCAGAAGCCAG GCTGAGGAGGAGTTGGAAAGAGCCCAAAAGGTGTTTGAGGAGATTAATCTTGACTTGCAAGAGGAGTTACCTTCCCTCTGGAACAG CCGTGTTGGGTTTTACGTCAGCACCTTCCAGAGCTTGGCGGGGTTCGAGGAGAAGTTTCATAAAGAAATGAGTAGG CTGGATACAGATTTGTATGATGTCTTGGTAAAACTGGAGACAACAGACACAACCAG tggaAAGGAAGCAACTAACCACACCCTCAGACCAGGAGGACCACCTCCGATCCCAAAATCACCATCCAAG TTGAAACCAGCAGTGCCTCCTCCACCAAAGGCGACCCCGTCCAAGGAATTAAAAACAGAGAACATCATCAACCTGTTTGATGCTGCAGCAACTCCTGATATTAGCGTCACCTCACCTACAGAG cctGCAAACTGGGACTCATGG CATGAGGACAATGAAGCCCCTCAAGAAGAAACCAAGATGCACTATGatcctgttgctgctgctgttgaggCCTGGGGAGACGATGGTACCCAGCCAATCCACTATGACCCCATAGCAGCTGCCACGGAGGCCTGGGGGGATGATGAACCTGAACCAGTCCAGGATGACCCTGTGGTTGCTACCCAGGAGGGGTGGGGGGACAATGCCACCCAAGAGGCCAGCTACGAGTCTGTGGCTGAGGCAGAAGAAGGATGGAATGATGACAGAGACCAGCCAGTGACAGAGGAGCTTACTGCAGATGAAACACCTGCTGAGGAAGCTAATGTAGCTGAGGAGGAAACCCCCCCAGCTGCTGCTGTGATGGATAATGAAGAGGGTCAG GGTGAGACGTCAACTGCTGCTGCACCAGCAGCAGAGGAAACCGTGACAGAGGAG acacctgcagcagctgcagagtcAACAGAGGTGTCCGCAGAAACTCCAGAAATGCCTCCTGGCTTTCTGTTCAAG GTCCAGGTGATGCACGATTATGCAGCTAACGATACAGACGAACTCGAGATGAAGGCTGGTGATGTGGTCCTAGTGGTCCATTTTGATAACCCTGAGGAACAA gatGACGGCTGGCTCATGGGAATGAAAGAAGATGACTGGAAACAGAACAAGGAAAATGCAGCTAAAGGAGTATTTCCTGAGAATTTTACCCAGAGGCTGTGA
- the LOC101167329 gene encoding myc box-dependent-interacting protein 1 isoform X3: MAELNLGKGLTAGKVASNVQKKLTRAQEKVLQKLGKADETKDVAFEEGVINFNKQYTEGSKLQRDLRAYLEAVKAMHESSKNLQACLVDMYEEDWYGNNEVDSIAEDCDVLWTDYHQKLVDHALISMDTYLGQFPDIKARIAKRDRKLVDYDSARHNYAATHKTKKKDGGIKITKPSSLLERATPGWAQGILSAHNVAQSSLSRSQAEEELERAQKVFEEINLDLQEELPSLWNSRVGFYVSTFQSLAGFEEKFHKEMSRLDTDLYDVLVKLETTDTTSKAGNRNISASGPSLSGKEATNHTLRPGGPPPIPKSPSKLKPAVPPPPKATPSKELKTENIINLFDAAATPDISVTSPTEPANWDSWGETSTAAAPAAEETVTEETPAAAAESTEVSAETPEMPPGFLFKVQVMHDYAANDTDELEMKAGDVVLVVHFDNPEEQDDGWLMGMKEDDWKQNKENAAKGVFPENFTQRL; encoded by the exons ATGGCTGAGCTGAATTTGGGGAAAGGGCTAACCGCTGGGAAAGTGGCCAGTAACGTCCAGAAGAAGCTGACCAGAGCTCAGGAGAAG GTTCTACAGAAACTGGGCAAAGCCGACGAGACCAAAGATGTAGCCTTTGAGGAAGGAGTCATCAACTTCAACAAACAATAT ACTGAAGGCAGCAAACTCCAAAGGGATCTACGGGCATACCTGGAGGCAGTAAAAG caaTGCATGAGTCCTCCAAGAACCTGCAGGCGTGTCTTGTCGACATGTATGAGGAAGATTGGTACGGCAATAATGAGGTGGATTCCATCGCAGAG GACTGTGATGTTCTTTGGACCGATTATCACCAGAAGTTGGTTGATCACGCTCTGATCTCCATGGATACTTACCTGGGCCAGTTCCCTGATATAAAG gctcGCATTGCTAAGAGAGACCGGAAGCTGGTGGATTATGACAGTGCCAGACATAACTATGCTGCAACACACAAGACCAAGAAAAAGGACGGGGGCATTAAAATTACCAAG ccGTCTAGCTTGCTGGAAAGAGCCACCCCAGGGTGGGCTCAAGGAATCCTGTCTGCACACAATGTTGCTCAGAGCAGTCTCTCCAGAAGCCAG GCTGAGGAGGAGTTGGAAAGAGCCCAAAAGGTGTTTGAGGAGATTAATCTTGACTTGCAAGAGGAGTTACCTTCCCTCTGGAACAG CCGTGTTGGGTTTTACGTCAGCACCTTCCAGAGCTTGGCGGGGTTCGAGGAGAAGTTTCATAAAGAAATGAGTAGG CTGGATACAGATTTGTATGATGTCTTGGTAAAACTGGAGACAACAGACACAACCAG CAAAGCAGGTAACCGCAATATCTCGGCATCGGGACCAAGCCTGAG tggaAAGGAAGCAACTAACCACACCCTCAGACCAGGAGGACCACCTCCGATCCCAAAATCACCATCCAAG TTGAAACCAGCAGTGCCTCCTCCACCAAAGGCGACCCCGTCCAAGGAATTAAAAACAGAGAACATCATCAACCTGTTTGATGCTGCAGCAACTCCTGATATTAGCGTCACCTCACCTACAGAG cctGCAAACTGGGACTCATGG GGTGAGACGTCAACTGCTGCTGCACCAGCAGCAGAGGAAACCGTGACAGAGGAG acacctgcagcagctgcagagtcAACAGAGGTGTCCGCAGAAACTCCAGAAATGCCTCCTGGCTTTCTGTTCAAG GTCCAGGTGATGCACGATTATGCAGCTAACGATACAGACGAACTCGAGATGAAGGCTGGTGATGTGGTCCTAGTGGTCCATTTTGATAACCCTGAGGAACAA gatGACGGCTGGCTCATGGGAATGAAAGAAGATGACTGGAAACAGAACAAGGAAAATGCAGCTAAAGGAGTATTTCCTGAGAATTTTACCCAGAGGCTGTGA